Proteins from a single region of Dyadobacter fanqingshengii:
- a CDS encoding dihydrofolate reductase family protein translates to MRKLVLFAHMSLDGFAGDINGGLGFLTYNEELQQFADELVKTVGAPVYGKNTYHLMEGYWPTVLNDPNANGHALAHAKWVQEIPKIVFSTTLESADWNNTTLIKDNIEEEVNNLKQQSGKDLVIFGSPGLAKSLMNLGLIDEYQITLHPVIMGAGISLFEGNTQMSNLKLLESKTLGSGVVTLHYTNR, encoded by the coding sequence ATGAGAAAGCTGGTTTTATTTGCGCACATGTCCCTCGATGGTTTTGCCGGTGATATCAACGGTGGCCTCGGCTTTTTGACTTACAATGAAGAGCTGCAACAATTTGCGGACGAACTGGTTAAAACCGTGGGCGCTCCGGTGTATGGCAAGAACACTTACCATTTAATGGAAGGTTACTGGCCGACCGTACTGAACGACCCTAATGCCAATGGACATGCACTTGCCCATGCGAAATGGGTGCAGGAAATTCCAAAAATTGTTTTCTCGACAACATTGGAAAGTGCGGATTGGAATAACACCACTCTTATTAAAGACAACATAGAGGAAGAGGTGAATAACCTGAAACAACAGTCGGGCAAAGACCTGGTGATATTCGGTAGCCCCGGTCTCGCCAAAAGTCTGATGAATCTCGGATTGATAGACGAGTATCAGATCACCCTGCATCCCGTGATCATGGGTGCAGGAATCAGTCTGTTCGAGGGCAATACACAGATGAGCAATTTGAAACTTCTGGAATCAAAAACGCTGGGTTCTGGCGTAGTTACATTGCATTACACGAATCGATGA
- a CDS encoding RNA polymerase sigma factor — MTNHEPIIPHLFRTEYRKIVSVLCRHFGFREIEIAEDIASETFQVAMQAWGLEGLPPNPAGWLYNTAKNKAKNYLHRESIFRDNIAPGLKNIEPQAAGDDIDLSLQNINDSQLQMMFAVCHPAISREAQIGLSLRILCGFGIDEIATAFVTNKEVINKRLFRAKEKLRKEKVQIELPPPLEIDARLEQVLTTIYLLFNEGYYSVSQNNTLRKELCLEAMRLCTMLIENPDTNKPQVNALLALMCFHASRFDARMNGNGEIILYDEQDSSLWNTDLINKGGYFLSMAAQGSKLSRYHLEAGIAAWHTQQSDSPEKWEGILHLYNQLLQREYSPVAALNRTYAVAKVRGKEVAIAEAERLNLPENHFYYALLGELYSGLNDDKARLHWLTALSLAKTDADKEAIRKKLGV, encoded by the coding sequence ATGACAAACCACGAACCAATAATCCCACATTTATTCAGGACCGAATACCGGAAAATCGTGTCGGTGCTATGCAGGCATTTTGGTTTTCGGGAAATTGAAATTGCGGAGGACATTGCGAGTGAAACGTTCCAGGTGGCCATGCAAGCCTGGGGATTAGAAGGCCTCCCGCCTAATCCGGCGGGATGGCTTTATAATACAGCCAAAAACAAAGCGAAGAATTATCTGCACCGCGAGTCGATCTTTCGGGATAATATCGCACCCGGACTGAAAAATATTGAACCGCAAGCTGCCGGCGACGACATTGACCTTTCATTACAAAACATTAATGATAGCCAGCTGCAAATGATGTTTGCGGTTTGTCATCCAGCCATTTCCCGCGAAGCGCAGATCGGTCTTTCCCTTCGCATTCTTTGCGGTTTTGGGATTGATGAAATTGCAACTGCTTTTGTGACCAATAAAGAGGTGATTAACAAACGACTTTTCAGGGCAAAAGAAAAGCTGCGTAAAGAAAAAGTGCAGATCGAACTGCCGCCGCCATTGGAAATCGACGCCCGGCTGGAACAAGTCCTGACGACCATTTATCTGCTTTTCAATGAAGGTTATTATTCAGTCAGTCAGAACAATACATTAAGGAAAGAGCTTTGTCTGGAAGCAATGAGGCTTTGCACGATGCTGATTGAGAATCCGGATACCAACAAACCGCAAGTTAATGCGCTGCTTGCTCTGATGTGTTTTCACGCATCTCGTTTTGACGCCAGAATGAATGGTAATGGTGAAATTATTCTTTATGACGAACAGGATTCAAGCCTTTGGAACACGGACCTGATCAACAAAGGCGGTTATTTCCTGAGTATGGCCGCCCAGGGAAGTAAATTATCCAGGTATCACCTCGAAGCTGGCATCGCCGCATGGCACACACAGCAGTCCGACAGCCCCGAGAAGTGGGAAGGGATTTTACACCTCTATAATCAGTTATTACAAAGAGAGTACTCCCCTGTTGCGGCGCTCAACCGCACTTATGCCGTGGCAAAAGTCAGAGGGAAAGAGGTGGCCATTGCCGAAGCTGAAAGGCTGAATTTGCCCGAAAATCACTTCTATTATGCGCTGCTCGGCGAGCTTTACAGTGGCCTGAACGATGATAAAGCAAGACTGCACTGGCTAACAGCCCTGTCCCTGGCAAAAACCGACGCCGACAAAGAAGCCATCCGAAAGAAACTGGGAGTATAA
- a CDS encoding LLM class flavin-dependent oxidoreductase, producing the protein MELGISSFGEITPDGVAGRAVNAHARMLELLEEIKLADEVGLDVFALGEHHRPDFLISAPEVILAAAAAMTKNIKLSSAVTVLSSADPVRVYQNFSTLDLISSGRAEILAGRGSFIESFPLFGYNLNDYNTLFTEKLDLLLKINQNEKVSWQGKHRAGIDNLGVYPRAYQSALPVWIAVGGTPGSAIRAGKLNLPMTLAILGGPPDRFVQFAELYRNAAKEAGHDVSQLQLAINTQFYVADNSQQAADEFFPPYQLLMNRVGKERGWSPMTREQYEYSRQSGPLMVGSPQEIIDKILRLHELFGNTRYLAQTVGSNDLSHQKNLRAIELFGTVIAPAVRKALAVKA; encoded by the coding sequence ATGGAATTAGGAATTAGTTCGTTTGGTGAAATAACGCCGGATGGTGTGGCCGGAAGAGCCGTTAATGCACATGCAAGAATGCTGGAATTGCTGGAAGAAATCAAACTGGCGGACGAAGTAGGGCTCGATGTTTTCGCATTAGGCGAACACCATCGCCCCGACTTTTTAATCTCTGCGCCAGAAGTTATCCTAGCAGCCGCTGCGGCAATGACCAAAAACATCAAGCTTTCCAGTGCGGTAACCGTACTAAGCTCAGCGGATCCGGTGCGGGTTTATCAGAATTTTTCAACGCTTGACCTGATTTCCAGCGGTCGGGCAGAGATCCTGGCCGGACGCGGCTCTTTCATTGAGTCGTTCCCGTTATTTGGCTACAACTTGAATGATTACAACACGCTTTTTACCGAAAAACTGGATTTGCTCCTTAAAATAAACCAGAACGAAAAAGTAAGCTGGCAGGGTAAGCACCGTGCGGGCATCGATAATCTGGGTGTATATCCGCGAGCTTATCAGTCCGCATTGCCGGTTTGGATTGCCGTAGGAGGCACACCTGGCTCGGCGATTCGAGCAGGAAAGCTTAATTTACCAATGACGCTGGCAATATTAGGCGGGCCGCCGGATCGTTTTGTGCAGTTTGCTGAGTTGTATCGAAATGCCGCTAAGGAAGCCGGACATGATGTTAGCCAGTTGCAATTGGCAATAAACACGCAGTTTTATGTGGCAGACAATTCCCAGCAAGCCGCTGATGAATTTTTCCCGCCTTATCAGTTACTGATGAACCGGGTAGGTAAGGAGCGGGGCTGGTCGCCGATGACGCGCGAGCAATACGAATACAGCAGGCAATCTGGACCGTTAATGGTGGGAAGCCCGCAGGAGATCATTGACAAGATTTTAAGGCTGCACGAGCTTTTTGGCAATACAAGATATCTCGCGCAAACGGTTGGCAGCAACGATCTTTCCCATCAGAAAAACTTGCGGGCCATCGAGCTGTTCGGGACGGTGATTGCCCCGGCTGTCCGAAAGGCGTTGGCGGTTAAGGCATAA
- a CDS encoding DoxX family protein, translating to MKTTRIIFWISTTLIFLFEGVMPALTSQTEMAREGIRHLGYPEYFGPMITAFKVAGSLAIMLPKVPARLKEWAYAGFVFDFLCASISNTVVDGFGFNSVFPLIVLAVLMVSYYTYHKLQAAQHPTHAY from the coding sequence ATGAAAACGACCCGCATTATTTTCTGGATTTCAACAACATTGATCTTTTTGTTTGAAGGCGTAATGCCTGCACTCACATCGCAAACCGAAATGGCCCGCGAAGGAATCCGGCATTTAGGTTACCCGGAGTATTTCGGCCCTATGATCACCGCTTTCAAAGTGGCAGGCTCTTTGGCAATCATGTTACCAAAAGTGCCTGCACGGCTAAAAGAATGGGCATATGCAGGATTTGTCTTCGACTTCCTTTGTGCCAGCATCAGCAATACCGTGGTGGATGGATTTGGCTTCAATTCCGTATTCCCGCTAATCGTTCTGGCCGTATTAATGGTGTCATATTACACTTATCATAAACTTCAAGCCGCACAACACCCGACACACGCTTATTAA
- the katG gene encoding catalase/peroxidase HPI has translation MEKDSNDIGKCPFLNGTMSHNVGGGGTRNRDWWPNQLKLSILRQHSPKTNPLEPDFDYAEAFKSLDLHAVKADLHALMTDSQDWWPADFGHYGPLFIRMAWHSAGTYRVFDGRGGGGSGQQRFAPLNSWPDNVSLDKARRLLWPIKQKYGQKLSWADLMILTGNVALESMGFKTFGFAGGRADVWEPDEDVYWGAETTWLGNDERYANGVAGVAGHGVVSSDEDPGQGIHSRTLEKPLGAAHMGLIYVNPEGPDGNPDPVAAAKDIRDTFGRMAMNDEETVALIAGGHSFGKTHGAAPSEHVGKEPEAADVESQGLGWSNSFGSGRGADTITSGLEVTWTTTPTQWSNNFFENLFGFEWELTKSPGGAHQWVAKNAGNIIPDAYDSSKKHAPTMLTTDLALRLDPAYEKISRHFLENPDAFADAFARAWFKLTHRDMGPRARYLGPEVPAEVLIWQDPIPAIDHALIDETDIVALKSNILASGLSVSELVSAAWASASTFRGSDKRGGANGARVRLAPQRDWKVNNPAQLQKVLGTLESIQGEFNSNQSFGKKVSLADLIVLAGSAAVEKAASDAGHAVSVPFTPGRMDASAAQTDIESVSYLEPAADGFRNYRGSTYSVSTEELLIDKAQLLTLTAPELTVLVGGMRALSTNFDGSKNGVFTARPGQLSNDFFVNLLDMNTAWKAMGEDKELYLGSDRTSGQPKWTATRADLVFGSNSELRAIAEVYASADAQGKFVKDFVAAWTKVMNLDRFDLA, from the coding sequence ATGGAAAAAGACTCAAACGACATTGGCAAATGCCCCTTCCTTAATGGCACAATGAGCCACAATGTGGGCGGAGGCGGCACCAGGAACCGTGATTGGTGGCCCAATCAGTTGAAACTTAGCATTTTGCGCCAGCATTCGCCTAAAACGAACCCGCTGGAACCGGATTTTGATTATGCCGAGGCATTCAAAAGTCTGGATTTGCATGCCGTGAAAGCTGATTTGCATGCGCTTATGACGGATTCACAGGATTGGTGGCCAGCGGATTTTGGACATTATGGGCCGCTTTTCATCCGTATGGCGTGGCATAGCGCAGGAACTTACCGCGTATTTGACGGTCGTGGTGGCGGTGGTTCCGGACAACAGCGTTTTGCACCGCTGAATAGCTGGCCGGATAATGTGAGTCTCGATAAGGCCCGCCGTTTGCTATGGCCTATCAAGCAAAAATATGGACAAAAACTTTCCTGGGCCGATTTGATGATCCTGACAGGAAACGTGGCCCTGGAATCCATGGGCTTCAAAACATTCGGTTTCGCCGGCGGGCGTGCAGATGTTTGGGAACCTGATGAAGACGTTTACTGGGGTGCGGAAACCACCTGGTTGGGTAATGACGAACGTTACGCAAATGGTGTGGCAGGCGTTGCTGGTCATGGCGTTGTTTCATCGGATGAAGATCCGGGACAAGGCATCCACTCGCGCACTCTCGAAAAACCCCTTGGTGCTGCACATATGGGCCTCATTTATGTGAATCCGGAAGGGCCTGACGGAAATCCGGATCCGGTTGCTGCTGCAAAGGACATCCGTGACACATTTGGCCGCATGGCCATGAATGATGAAGAAACAGTTGCCCTGATCGCGGGCGGACACAGTTTTGGTAAAACCCACGGTGCCGCGCCGTCTGAACATGTAGGCAAGGAGCCCGAGGCTGCTGATGTGGAATCGCAGGGGTTGGGTTGGAGCAACAGTTTTGGTTCGGGTAGGGGAGCTGATACAATTACGAGTGGCCTGGAAGTGACCTGGACCACAACGCCAACGCAATGGAGCAACAATTTTTTCGAAAATCTTTTTGGTTTCGAATGGGAATTGACCAAAAGCCCGGGCGGTGCGCATCAGTGGGTTGCTAAAAATGCAGGGAACATTATCCCGGATGCATACGACAGCTCGAAGAAGCACGCACCAACGATGTTAACGACCGATCTGGCGTTAAGACTCGATCCCGCTTACGAAAAAATATCAAGGCATTTCCTGGAAAACCCAGATGCATTTGCTGACGCATTTGCTCGCGCTTGGTTCAAGTTAACACACCGTGATATGGGACCGCGCGCACGTTACCTGGGCCCGGAAGTGCCGGCAGAAGTGCTGATCTGGCAAGATCCCATTCCGGCTATTGACCATGCATTGATTGACGAAACCGATATTGTTGCGTTGAAATCAAACATTCTGGCATCTGGTTTAAGCGTCTCAGAGCTGGTTTCGGCAGCTTGGGCTTCGGCTTCAACATTCCGTGGTTCCGACAAGCGTGGTGGTGCAAACGGCGCACGCGTTCGTCTGGCTCCTCAAAGGGATTGGAAAGTAAACAATCCTGCTCAGCTGCAAAAAGTGCTGGGGACGCTGGAAAGCATTCAGGGGGAGTTTAATAGCAACCAATCATTTGGCAAGAAAGTCTCACTGGCCGATTTGATCGTCCTGGCAGGCAGCGCAGCTGTTGAGAAAGCTGCGAGCGATGCCGGACATGCTGTCAGCGTTCCTTTTACGCCGGGCCGCATGGATGCTTCCGCGGCGCAAACAGACATTGAATCAGTTAGTTATCTGGAACCGGCAGCCGATGGTTTCCGGAATTATCGGGGCAGCACTTACTCGGTTTCAACCGAAGAATTGCTAATCGATAAGGCACAATTGCTTACGCTGACTGCACCGGAGTTAACCGTTCTGGTAGGTGGAATGCGCGCATTGAGCACAAATTTCGATGGTTCTAAAAATGGCGTCTTCACAGCCCGCCCAGGACAGCTTAGCAACGATTTCTTTGTGAACCTGCTGGATATGAATACGGCATGGAAAGCCATGGGCGAAGACAAGGAGCTTTATTTGGGAAGTGACCGAACATCCGGTCAGCCTAAATGGACCGCCACCCGTGCCGATCTCGTTTTCGGATCGAACTCGGAACTACGCGCAATTGCGGAGGTGTACGCAAGTGCCGACGCCCAAGGCAAATTCGTAAAAGACTTCGTGGCAGCCTGGACGAAAGTCATGAATCTGGACAGGTTCGACCTGGCTTGA
- a CDS encoding T9SS type A sorting domain-containing protein, with the protein MKFLQKLIFASGLLGLMAATSDDALRKEQMAVASQVTCGTKPGTSQPMVWTHDEMLGNVGGKPVYTIIHQNRIYIRWDGNPDPSRKNQAFDNTAILLHMDNNKFPNNTEGNRIVNSCINSIDPSTMGNNYLGTQQGNMIPCNNKPITDGLMLGTFRGGDGVRTFQYAIIKDGLLRVNFHRETNTYSRDAISMGLIRQTIDGENGSFMNPNMGFSLNYTEVLSCFWNELPKNPDSVGNPEPNCPGGPTLGTVSNVSQTGLRFAYSGNGIPNIDWRIKSGNNVIRSGKTGNLSSNNVDISFSTLGAGNYTLEIEGGDCASSVSSASFSVNQANCPSGPTISGVRNVSPTAITVDFNGSGVPNLTWRVKQGGNVVRNGKTGNLTSNSASISFNSLGAGIYSLEIEGGDCNSSVSTSNFTIVPGTCPGGPTLGTISNISASGLRFQFDGNGIPNITWRITSGSEVVRNGKTPGLTSSLVDISFSALSGGSYTLEIEGGDCNSSVSSKSFSVGSTNCPSGPSISGIKNVSSTGLTVDFNGVGVSSVTWRIKQGANTVANGKTGNLSSNSATISFGTLATGNYTLEIEGGNCTSSVSTSNFSVSQPNCANGPTISSVKNVSPTGLTVDFNGSGIPNLTWRVKQGGNVVRNGKTGNLGSNSASITFASLGAGTYSLEIEGGDCSSLVSSSNFTVNPGTCPGGPTLGTISNISASGLRFQFDGNGIPNITWRIRSGSEVVRNGKTPGLTSALVNISFTALAGGNYTLEIEGGDCTSSVSSKTFTVGSTNCPGGPTIATIKNISSTGLTVDFNGSGVSSVTWRIKQGGTTVANGKTGNLSSNSASITFASLAAGTYSLEIEGGDCTSSVSSSNFTVSKPNCAGGPTISSVKNVSATGLTVDFSGSGIPNLTWRVKQGGNVVRNGKTGNLSSNSASITFASLGAGTYSLEIEGGDCSSSVSSSNFTLNPGTCPGGPTLGTVSNISSTALRFQFDGNGIPNITWRIKSGGTTVRNGKTGTLTSSVVNISFEAIGAGNYTLEIEGGDCSSSVSSKTFAVGQANCPGGPTISAIKNISKTGLTVDFNGSGVSTLTWRIKQGGSTLANGTTGNLGSNSASITFAALAVGTYSLEIEGGNCASTVSTSNFNVTLPNCSGGPTITTITNASTVGLTVNFSGTNIPNLTWRLKKAGNTVANGKTGNLTSNSAVISFPAQTIGNYTLEIEGGDCVSSVSSKTFDIITTDNRLPCELGPELKSIYNQTETELVFNFHGNNVASIDWKIMRGNSMMRSARVNLTSDRPKITYARLDKGNYTLQIEGGSCKSAVQTMGFSVGDPLPIKVARFDGSAVEEGVALSWNVTDEKDGKGFEIIRYDNQLKVANVIGAMPLSDKRIGEYKFTDKTPLFGNNYYQLKMIDEDGTFLSSRIITVRYDAITQAIVSPNPVRDLINVEFVSKSAGRGKVETYNMSGIKLNTIEQDIIAGKNKLPVNVTGLNDGHYFLKVYYGDQEMNLRFFKVR; encoded by the coding sequence ATGAAATTTTTACAGAAGTTAATTTTCGCGAGCGGGTTGCTGGGCCTTATGGCGGCAACCTCGGATGATGCGTTACGGAAAGAGCAGATGGCCGTGGCGTCGCAGGTGACCTGCGGAACGAAACCTGGAACATCTCAGCCAATGGTATGGACTCACGATGAGATGCTGGGAAATGTCGGCGGAAAGCCGGTGTACACGATCATCCATCAGAACAGGATCTACATTAGATGGGACGGTAACCCAGACCCTAGCCGTAAAAATCAGGCATTCGACAACACGGCTATTCTATTGCACATGGATAACAACAAGTTTCCAAATAATACAGAGGGAAACCGGATTGTTAACTCATGTATCAATTCCATCGACCCAAGTACAATGGGTAACAATTACCTGGGAACGCAGCAAGGCAACATGATCCCATGTAACAACAAGCCTATCACAGATGGGCTGATGCTTGGTACATTCCGTGGAGGCGATGGTGTGAGAACGTTTCAATATGCGATCATTAAAGATGGTTTGCTGCGTGTGAATTTTCACCGTGAAACCAATACATACAGCCGCGATGCCATTTCAATGGGCCTGATCCGTCAGACGATCGACGGTGAAAACGGGAGCTTCATGAACCCGAACATGGGTTTTTCATTAAACTACACGGAGGTGTTAAGCTGCTTCTGGAACGAGCTGCCGAAGAATCCGGATTCAGTCGGCAACCCTGAGCCTAATTGCCCTGGAGGCCCTACATTAGGAACTGTAAGTAACGTTTCGCAAACAGGCCTTCGTTTCGCATATTCAGGCAACGGCATTCCTAACATCGACTGGAGAATAAAATCGGGCAACAATGTAATTCGCTCTGGCAAAACGGGAAATTTGTCTTCTAATAATGTTGACATTTCGTTCAGCACCCTTGGCGCTGGAAACTACACTTTGGAAATTGAAGGCGGCGACTGCGCTTCGTCGGTAAGCTCTGCGTCATTTTCGGTGAACCAGGCAAACTGCCCAAGCGGCCCAACAATATCTGGTGTAAGAAATGTTTCACCAACCGCTATTACGGTTGATTTCAACGGTTCCGGCGTTCCTAATTTGACATGGCGCGTGAAACAAGGTGGAAATGTTGTCAGAAACGGCAAAACTGGTAATCTGACTTCAAATTCCGCCTCTATTTCATTCAACAGCCTTGGCGCTGGCATTTATTCATTGGAAATCGAAGGTGGTGATTGCAACTCTTCTGTCAGCACTTCAAACTTCACTATCGTTCCGGGAACCTGCCCTGGCGGACCTACACTGGGCACGATCAGCAATATTTCAGCATCCGGTTTGCGCTTCCAATTTGACGGAAACGGCATTCCTAACATTACATGGAGAATAACATCCGGTTCTGAGGTAGTACGTAACGGAAAAACACCTGGCCTGACTTCTTCGCTTGTTGACATTTCATTCTCTGCATTGAGCGGCGGAAGTTATACTCTGGAAATCGAGGGCGGTGATTGTAATTCTTCTGTCAGCTCCAAATCATTCTCTGTTGGCTCAACGAACTGCCCATCCGGACCAAGTATTTCCGGCATTAAGAATGTTTCTTCAACAGGTTTAACGGTTGATTTCAATGGCGTAGGCGTTTCAAGCGTTACATGGAGAATCAAACAAGGTGCTAACACGGTAGCAAACGGCAAAACGGGAAATTTAAGTTCTAACTCGGCAACTATCTCTTTTGGAACATTAGCAACCGGCAATTATACACTGGAAATCGAAGGTGGAAACTGTACATCATCTGTAAGCACTTCAAACTTCTCAGTGTCTCAGCCAAACTGTGCTAACGGCCCAACCATTTCAAGTGTAAAAAATGTCTCCCCAACTGGCCTTACAGTTGATTTTAACGGTTCGGGAATCCCTAATTTAACCTGGCGCGTAAAACAAGGTGGTAATGTTGTTAGAAATGGCAAAACCGGGAATCTGGGCTCCAATTCGGCTTCAATAACATTTGCAAGTCTTGGTGCAGGAACTTATTCACTCGAAATTGAGGGTGGTGATTGTTCATCATTGGTTAGCAGTTCCAACTTTACAGTAAATCCCGGAACTTGCCCTGGCGGACCTACATTGGGCACGATCAGCAACATTTCGGCATCCGGCTTACGTTTCCAATTTGATGGAAATGGAATTCCCAACATTACTTGGAGAATCAGATCCGGTTCTGAGGTGGTGCGTAACGGAAAAACACCTGGATTGACTTCTGCGCTTGTTAACATTTCATTCACTGCACTGGCTGGCGGAAATTATACATTAGAAATTGAAGGTGGCGACTGTACTTCTTCTGTGAGCTCAAAAACCTTTACGGTTGGCTCAACGAACTGCCCGGGCGGACCAACGATTGCTACCATTAAGAACATTTCCTCAACAGGCTTGACAGTTGATTTTAATGGTTCAGGTGTTTCCAGTGTGACCTGGCGTATCAAGCAAGGCGGTACCACGGTTGCAAATGGCAAAACAGGAAATTTAAGTTCAAATTCAGCATCTATCACATTTGCAAGCCTGGCTGCCGGTACTTACTCACTGGAAATTGAAGGTGGTGATTGTACTTCTTCGGTTAGCTCGTCAAACTTCACAGTATCCAAACCAAATTGTGCTGGTGGGCCGACTATTTCCAGCGTTAAGAATGTTTCGGCAACGGGACTTACGGTGGATTTCAGCGGTTCAGGAATTCCAAACCTGACCTGGCGCGTTAAACAAGGTGGTAATGTGGTTAGAAACGGCAAAACAGGAAATCTAAGCTCCAATTCGGCTTCAATAACATTTGCAAGTCTTGGTGCAGGAACTTACTCACTCGAAATTGAGGGTGGCGATTGCTCATCTTCGGTTAGCTCTTCCAACTTTACACTTAATCCTGGAACTTGCCCTGGCGGCCCGACACTTGGCACAGTTAGCAACATTTCCTCCACTGCCTTGCGTTTCCAATTCGATGGCAATGGTATTCCAAACATTACATGGAGAATTAAATCAGGCGGAACAACTGTTCGCAATGGTAAAACAGGAACGTTGACTTCATCAGTCGTTAACATTTCCTTCGAAGCGATCGGTGCCGGAAATTATACCTTAGAAATCGAAGGCGGTGATTGTTCTTCTTCGGTTAGCTCAAAAACTTTCGCTGTCGGCCAGGCTAATTGCCCGGGCGGACCAACCATTTCAGCCATCAAAAACATTTCCAAAACGGGATTGACGGTTGATTTCAACGGTTCAGGCGTTTCTACCCTGACATGGAGGATCAAACAAGGCGGATCGACATTGGCGAATGGAACAACAGGCAACCTGGGTTCCAACTCTGCTTCGATTACATTCGCAGCATTGGCGGTTGGTACTTATTCGCTGGAAATTGAAGGCGGTAACTGCGCTTCTACTGTCAGCACTTCGAATTTCAATGTAACGCTTCCTAATTGCAGCGGCGGTCCAACGATCACGACGATCACTAATGCTTCTACGGTTGGCCTGACAGTTAACTTCAGCGGAACAAACATTCCAAACCTTACATGGAGGCTGAAAAAGGCTGGTAACACAGTAGCCAACGGAAAAACGGGCAACCTGACTTCCAATAGCGCGGTAATCAGTTTCCCTGCTCAGACAATCGGAAACTATACTTTGGAAATCGAAGGTGGTGACTGCGTTTCTTCCGTGAGTTCGAAAACGTTTGACATCATTACAACGGACAACCGTCTTCCATGCGAACTTGGTCCTGAATTGAAATCCATTTATAACCAAACAGAAACAGAACTGGTGTTCAACTTCCACGGAAACAATGTGGCAAGTATCGACTGGAAAATCATGAGAGGAAATTCGATGATGCGCTCTGCAAGGGTTAACCTGACCAGCGACCGTCCAAAGATCACTTACGCAAGACTTGACAAAGGAAACTACACCTTGCAAATTGAAGGCGGTTCTTGTAAGTCTGCCGTTCAGACAATGGGCTTCAGCGTTGGCGATCCATTGCCGATCAAGGTTGCGAGATTTGACGGTTCAGCAGTAGAAGAAGGCGTGGCGCTTTCATGGAATGTTACAGACGAAAAAGATGGTAAAGGTTTTGAAATCATCCGCTATGACAACCAGTTGAAAGTGGCTAATGTAATCGGAGCAATGCCTTTGTCTGACAAACGCATCGGTGAATACAAATTCACTGACAAAACACCGCTTTTCGGAAATAACTACTACCAGCTGAAAATGATCGACGAAGACGGAACATTCCTGTCGAGCCGCATTATCACAGTTCGTTATGATGCGATCACCCAGGCGATTGTATCACCAAACCCGGTGAGAGATTTGATTAATGTTGAATTTGTTTCAAAATCAGCCGGAAGAGGCAAAGTTGAAACTTACAACATGAGCGGAATCAAATTGAATACGATCGAACAGGATATCATTGCCGGGAAAAATAAACTTCCGGTTAACGTAACGGGACTAAACGACGGACATTATTTCCTTAAAGTCTACTACGGCGATCAGGAAATGAACCTGCGTTTCTTCAAAGTGCGTTAA
- a CDS encoding YciI family protein → MEEYIVIMRLDLLTKEAQPSPEQMEGYMKQYHDWVGGIAAQNKFSGGKGLAVEGKVLKFNDMITDGPFVEIKESVAGFIIIKAASLDEAVEMAQKCPILKGEGNSVEVRKIVSVHES, encoded by the coding sequence ATGGAAGAGTACATTGTGATCATGCGGTTGGATTTACTTACAAAAGAGGCTCAGCCATCGCCCGAGCAAATGGAAGGCTATATGAAACAATATCACGACTGGGTGGGCGGCATTGCTGCGCAGAATAAATTCAGTGGCGGTAAAGGCCTGGCCGTGGAAGGTAAGGTGCTCAAATTTAATGATATGATAACCGATGGCCCGTTCGTGGAAATTAAAGAATCAGTCGCCGGCTTTATCATTATCAAAGCGGCCAGCCTGGACGAAGCCGTTGAAATGGCACAAAAATGCCCCATTTTGAAAGGTGAAGGCAACAGCGTGGAAGTGCGCAAAATTGTTTCCGTGCACGAAAGCTAG